Proteins encoded in a region of the Balaenoptera ricei isolate mBalRic1 chromosome 19, mBalRic1.hap2, whole genome shotgun sequence genome:
- the LOC132353229 gene encoding zinc finger protein 772-like isoform X2 gives MAAAVLTDPAQEEWGLLDEAQRLLYREVMLENFALMASLGYASSMFHGVAPLELDSEPWLSDWADMTPAMTREAHSGGGPGCSHGMEEEEIHFEQSVSVKGVSQVMIPKTILSSQKAHPCETCGPILKDVLYLAEHQETHPGQKPHMCVACGKQLWFSANLHHQKQHSGEKPCRGDEGRAFLVNGCSVQSLGMPFTTGECCKDFPTSSSVCQHHAPLSKWKPQSNTKCAEAFHSGQRHYKCNECGKAFSRKDSLVQHQRVHTGERPYECSECGKTFSRKPILAQHQRIHTGEMPYECGICGKVFNHSSNLIVHQRVHTGARPYKCSECGKAYSHKSTLVQHESIHTGERPYECSECGKYFGHKYRLIKHWSVHTGARPYECIACGKFFSQSSDLIAHQRVHNGEKPYVCSECGKAFSHKHVLVQHHRIHTGERPYKCSECGKAFRQRASLIRHWKVHAGETP, from the exons ATGGCAGCCGCCGTGCTGACGGACCCGGCGCAG GAGGAGTGGGGGCTCCTTGATGAGGCTCAGAGGCTCCTGTACCGCGAAGTGATGCTGGAGAACTTTGCCCTTATGGCCTCACTGG GATATGCATCTTCCATGTTCCATGGGGTTGCCCCACTGGAGCTGGACAGTGAGCCCTGGCTATCTGACTGGGCCGACATGACTCCAGCCATGACCAGAGAGGCTCACAGTGGGGGTGGCCCTG GTTGTTCGCATggaatggaggaggaggagatacaTTTTGAGCAGAGCGTTTCTGTAAAAGGAGTGTCACAGGTCATGATTCCTAAGACGATTCTGTCTTCCCAGAAGGCCCACCCCTGTGAGACATGTGGCCCGATCTTGAAAGATGTTTTGTACTTGGCTGAGCACCAGGAAACACACCCTGGGCAAAAACCACAcatgtgtgtggcatgtgggaaacAACTCTGGTTCAGTGCAAACCTTCACCACCAGAAGCAGCACAGTGGAGAGAAACCATGCAGAGGGGATGAGGGTAGGGCCTTTCTTGTGAATGGCTGCTCTGTCCAATCACTGGGCATGCCCTTTACCACAGGGGAGTGTTGTAAGGACTTCCCCACTAGCTCAAGCGTGTGCCAGCACCATGCCCCTCTAAGTAAGTGGAAGCCACAAAGTAACACCAAGTGTGCAGAGGCCTTTCACAGTGGACAAAGGCATTACAAGtgcaatgaatgtgggaaagccttcagccGCAAAGACTCACTTGTTCAGCACCAGAGAGtccacactggagaaaggccttatgagtgcagtgaatgtgggaaaaccttcagCCGCAAACCCATACTTGCGCAGCACCAGAGAATCCACACTGGAGAAATGCCTTATGAGTGTGGCATATGTGGGAAAGTTTTTAATCATAGCTCTAACCTTATTGTACACCAGAGAGTCCATACTGGAGCAAGGCCTTAcaaatgcagtgaatgtgggaaagcctacaGTCACAAATCCACACTTGTTCAGCATGAGAGTATCcatactggagaaaggccttatgagtgcagcgAATGTGGGAAATACTTTGGTCATAAATACAGACTCATTAAGCACTGGAGTGTTCATACTGGGgcaaggccttatgagtgcatTGCATGTGGGAAGTTCTTCAGCCAAAGTTCTGACCTTATTGCACACCAGAGAGTTCACAATGGCGAAAAGCCGTATGTATGCAGTGAGTGTGGAAAAGCCTTTAGCCACAAACATGTGCTTGTTCAGCACCATAGAATCCACACTGGAGAAAGACCGTATAAGTGCAGTGagtgtgggaaggccttcagGCAAAGGGCTTCCCTCATCAGACATTGGAAAGTTCATGCTGGAGAAACACCTTAG
- the LOC132353229 gene encoding zinc finger protein 772-like isoform X1, giving the protein MAAAVLTDPAQGKVNFEDVFVYFSQEEWGLLDEAQRLLYREVMLENFALMASLGYASSMFHGVAPLELDSEPWLSDWADMTPAMTREAHSGGGPGCSHGMEEEEIHFEQSVSVKGVSQVMIPKTILSSQKAHPCETCGPILKDVLYLAEHQETHPGQKPHMCVACGKQLWFSANLHHQKQHSGEKPCRGDEGRAFLVNGCSVQSLGMPFTTGECCKDFPTSSSVCQHHAPLSKWKPQSNTKCAEAFHSGQRHYKCNECGKAFSRKDSLVQHQRVHTGERPYECSECGKTFSRKPILAQHQRIHTGEMPYECGICGKVFNHSSNLIVHQRVHTGARPYKCSECGKAYSHKSTLVQHESIHTGERPYECSECGKYFGHKYRLIKHWSVHTGARPYECIACGKFFSQSSDLIAHQRVHNGEKPYVCSECGKAFSHKHVLVQHHRIHTGERPYKCSECGKAFRQRASLIRHWKVHAGETP; this is encoded by the exons ATGGCAGCCGCCGTGCTGACGGACCCGGCGCAG GGGAAAGTGAACTTTGAGGACGTGTTCGTGTACTTCTCCCAGGAGGAGTGGGGGCTCCTTGATGAGGCTCAGAGGCTCCTGTACCGCGAAGTGATGCTGGAGAACTTTGCCCTTATGGCCTCACTGG GATATGCATCTTCCATGTTCCATGGGGTTGCCCCACTGGAGCTGGACAGTGAGCCCTGGCTATCTGACTGGGCCGACATGACTCCAGCCATGACCAGAGAGGCTCACAGTGGGGGTGGCCCTG GTTGTTCGCATggaatggaggaggaggagatacaTTTTGAGCAGAGCGTTTCTGTAAAAGGAGTGTCACAGGTCATGATTCCTAAGACGATTCTGTCTTCCCAGAAGGCCCACCCCTGTGAGACATGTGGCCCGATCTTGAAAGATGTTTTGTACTTGGCTGAGCACCAGGAAACACACCCTGGGCAAAAACCACAcatgtgtgtggcatgtgggaaacAACTCTGGTTCAGTGCAAACCTTCACCACCAGAAGCAGCACAGTGGAGAGAAACCATGCAGAGGGGATGAGGGTAGGGCCTTTCTTGTGAATGGCTGCTCTGTCCAATCACTGGGCATGCCCTTTACCACAGGGGAGTGTTGTAAGGACTTCCCCACTAGCTCAAGCGTGTGCCAGCACCATGCCCCTCTAAGTAAGTGGAAGCCACAAAGTAACACCAAGTGTGCAGAGGCCTTTCACAGTGGACAAAGGCATTACAAGtgcaatgaatgtgggaaagccttcagccGCAAAGACTCACTTGTTCAGCACCAGAGAGtccacactggagaaaggccttatgagtgcagtgaatgtgggaaaaccttcagCCGCAAACCCATACTTGCGCAGCACCAGAGAATCCACACTGGAGAAATGCCTTATGAGTGTGGCATATGTGGGAAAGTTTTTAATCATAGCTCTAACCTTATTGTACACCAGAGAGTCCATACTGGAGCAAGGCCTTAcaaatgcagtgaatgtgggaaagcctacaGTCACAAATCCACACTTGTTCAGCATGAGAGTATCcatactggagaaaggccttatgagtgcagcgAATGTGGGAAATACTTTGGTCATAAATACAGACTCATTAAGCACTGGAGTGTTCATACTGGGgcaaggccttatgagtgcatTGCATGTGGGAAGTTCTTCAGCCAAAGTTCTGACCTTATTGCACACCAGAGAGTTCACAATGGCGAAAAGCCGTATGTATGCAGTGAGTGTGGAAAAGCCTTTAGCCACAAACATGTGCTTGTTCAGCACCATAGAATCCACACTGGAGAAAGACCGTATAAGTGCAGTGagtgtgggaaggccttcagGCAAAGGGCTTCCCTCATCAGACATTGGAAAGTTCATGCTGGAGAAACACCTTAG
- the LOC132353229 gene encoding zinc finger protein 772-like isoform X3 — translation MAAAVLTDPAQGKVNFEDVFVYFSQEEWGLLDEAQRLLYREVMLENFALMASLGCSHGMEEEEIHFEQSVSVKGVSQVMIPKTILSSQKAHPCETCGPILKDVLYLAEHQETHPGQKPHMCVACGKQLWFSANLHHQKQHSGEKPCRGDEGRAFLVNGCSVQSLGMPFTTGECCKDFPTSSSVCQHHAPLSKWKPQSNTKCAEAFHSGQRHYKCNECGKAFSRKDSLVQHQRVHTGERPYECSECGKTFSRKPILAQHQRIHTGEMPYECGICGKVFNHSSNLIVHQRVHTGARPYKCSECGKAYSHKSTLVQHESIHTGERPYECSECGKYFGHKYRLIKHWSVHTGARPYECIACGKFFSQSSDLIAHQRVHNGEKPYVCSECGKAFSHKHVLVQHHRIHTGERPYKCSECGKAFRQRASLIRHWKVHAGETP, via the exons ATGGCAGCCGCCGTGCTGACGGACCCGGCGCAG GGGAAAGTGAACTTTGAGGACGTGTTCGTGTACTTCTCCCAGGAGGAGTGGGGGCTCCTTGATGAGGCTCAGAGGCTCCTGTACCGCGAAGTGATGCTGGAGAACTTTGCCCTTATGGCCTCACTGG GTTGTTCGCATggaatggaggaggaggagatacaTTTTGAGCAGAGCGTTTCTGTAAAAGGAGTGTCACAGGTCATGATTCCTAAGACGATTCTGTCTTCCCAGAAGGCCCACCCCTGTGAGACATGTGGCCCGATCTTGAAAGATGTTTTGTACTTGGCTGAGCACCAGGAAACACACCCTGGGCAAAAACCACAcatgtgtgtggcatgtgggaaacAACTCTGGTTCAGTGCAAACCTTCACCACCAGAAGCAGCACAGTGGAGAGAAACCATGCAGAGGGGATGAGGGTAGGGCCTTTCTTGTGAATGGCTGCTCTGTCCAATCACTGGGCATGCCCTTTACCACAGGGGAGTGTTGTAAGGACTTCCCCACTAGCTCAAGCGTGTGCCAGCACCATGCCCCTCTAAGTAAGTGGAAGCCACAAAGTAACACCAAGTGTGCAGAGGCCTTTCACAGTGGACAAAGGCATTACAAGtgcaatgaatgtgggaaagccttcagccGCAAAGACTCACTTGTTCAGCACCAGAGAGtccacactggagaaaggccttatgagtgcagtgaatgtgggaaaaccttcagCCGCAAACCCATACTTGCGCAGCACCAGAGAATCCACACTGGAGAAATGCCTTATGAGTGTGGCATATGTGGGAAAGTTTTTAATCATAGCTCTAACCTTATTGTACACCAGAGAGTCCATACTGGAGCAAGGCCTTAcaaatgcagtgaatgtgggaaagcctacaGTCACAAATCCACACTTGTTCAGCATGAGAGTATCcatactggagaaaggccttatgagtgcagcgAATGTGGGAAATACTTTGGTCATAAATACAGACTCATTAAGCACTGGAGTGTTCATACTGGGgcaaggccttatgagtgcatTGCATGTGGGAAGTTCTTCAGCCAAAGTTCTGACCTTATTGCACACCAGAGAGTTCACAATGGCGAAAAGCCGTATGTATGCAGTGAGTGTGGAAAAGCCTTTAGCCACAAACATGTGCTTGTTCAGCACCATAGAATCCACACTGGAGAAAGACCGTATAAGTGCAGTGagtgtgggaaggccttcagGCAAAGGGCTTCCCTCATCAGACATTGGAAAGTTCATGCTGGAGAAACACCTTAG